A genomic stretch from Actinomadura rubteroloni includes:
- a CDS encoding right-handed parallel beta-helix repeat-containing protein gives MIEPQRPPDGAVRPPAAPARSRSARTTALLSLAAGAGGSLLVSVVLTGMASGDRREPHLSPSAAGAPPVFRVYLDAAGSDAADGRDPAHAVASLARAQQVVAAARPKTDVEIRIRRGVYSSPPLIWKTYVPGHSISFLPADYRYGGDLAGIAGRPVFRGTGGVGYWLRAEPPPAGTGDTALRFYYLQVERYSSGGIMFDGGTRPSSAGVLVGGPTSVDGNTVYGVRFSAIGSKYVPTALGYGAVDLVNSRRNIIEQNEFSGIENSGDPAQAALVHGVYLAHRSSGNIIRGNRFDMVSGDPVRTRNASGDNKVSGNVFVRAGSKAYFSDWFQRRADASVPRECASLENRFYDNTLTSGYNGPVRTWSASPGTDTSTGGTGCGPEPAQRVLAWGNRTG, from the coding sequence GTGATCGAGCCGCAACGGCCGCCCGACGGTGCGGTCCGTCCGCCCGCCGCTCCCGCGCGTTCCCGCAGCGCCCGGACGACGGCGTTGCTCTCCCTCGCCGCCGGGGCGGGCGGAAGCCTGCTGGTCTCCGTGGTCCTCACGGGGATGGCGAGCGGCGACCGGCGTGAGCCGCATCTCTCGCCCTCGGCGGCGGGTGCGCCGCCGGTCTTCCGCGTCTATCTCGACGCCGCCGGATCGGACGCCGCCGACGGCCGGGACCCTGCCCACGCCGTGGCGTCGCTCGCGCGCGCTCAGCAGGTCGTCGCCGCGGCCCGGCCGAAGACCGACGTGGAGATCCGCATACGCCGGGGCGTCTACTCGTCCCCGCCGCTGATCTGGAAGACGTACGTCCCCGGGCACTCGATCAGCTTCCTTCCGGCCGACTACCGGTACGGCGGCGACCTCGCCGGCATAGCGGGCCGCCCGGTCTTCCGGGGAACCGGCGGCGTCGGGTACTGGCTGCGCGCCGAACCGCCGCCCGCCGGCACCGGCGACACCGCGCTGCGCTTCTACTACCTTCAGGTGGAGCGGTACTCCAGCGGCGGGATCATGTTCGACGGCGGGACCCGTCCGTCATCGGCCGGCGTCCTCGTCGGCGGGCCGACGAGCGTGGACGGCAACACCGTCTACGGCGTCCGGTTCAGCGCCATCGGGTCCAAGTACGTCCCGACGGCGCTCGGCTATGGCGCGGTCGACCTGGTCAACTCGCGGCGCAACATCATCGAGCAGAACGAGTTCTCCGGCATCGAGAACAGCGGTGATCCCGCCCAGGCGGCACTCGTCCACGGCGTCTACCTCGCCCACCGGAGCAGCGGCAACATCATCCGCGGCAACCGGTTCGACATGGTCAGCGGCGACCCCGTCCGCACGCGCAACGCCAGCGGCGACAACAAGGTCTCCGGCAACGTCTTCGTGCGCGCGGGCTCCAAAGCGTACTTCTCGGACTGGTTCCAGCGACGGGCGGACGCGTCGGTGCCGCGTGAGTGCGCGTCGCTGGAGAACCGCTTCTACGACAACACGCTGACGTCCGGGTACAACGGTCCCGTGCGCACGTGGTCGGCGTCGCCGGGCACGGACACCTCCACGGGCGGGACGGGCTGCGGACCCGAGCCCGCCCAGCGCGTCCTCGCCTGGGGCAACCGCACCGGCTGA